From the Vespa velutina chromosome 16, iVesVel2.1, whole genome shotgun sequence genome, one window contains:
- the LOC124954899 gene encoding uncharacterized protein LOC124954899 isoform X1 has product MTSKVLMKLPTVPFSQGKKPSPHDITLNERNDGMIQTRQQNMNIDRAAQLEQNMKFLQEQHQATLLALHQEVETLRQRNRDLQFQLIFSKGTTCVPSSPSSPEDNGNGFAKPKGSPVCVNVTPLQVELLEKDLQDIKASLQDAKTHNQCLTEIIDQQKKNLEELEKQKKKIDVTDVGIQVGGKSESSQEDIVTRLADAHAVIKQLHRENTDQRKEIATLKAASANNGGTSRGGWARDSNNSHHSRVSSITGIQESTSHKFPPLQTQSYSHRRIQSFDHNSDYHRNGRNRYDRQDLHTDAENTALPQLQNGSINSDAMIFDSCYRRYQAYLNYHREYYSNRKYRCQGSQRDRRDSENRYYRRDYKDRKFKDHQRGECTDSGEGSRDADSSHNQ; this is encoded by the exons atgacATCTAAAGTTCTTATGAAGCTACCAACGGTACCATTTTCACAA gGAAAAAAACCAAGCCCGCATGACATTACTTTAAACGAGAGAAATGATGGAATGATACAAACTAGAcaacaaaatatgaatatagatAGAGCAGCTCAATTGGAGCAAAACATGAAATTTCTACAAGAGCAACATCAAGCGACCTTACTTGCTTTACATCAAGAAGTTGAAACGTTACGTCAGAGAAACAGAG atttgcaatttcaattaattttttcaaaaggaaCGACTTGTGTACCTAGCAGTCCTTCTTCACCTGAAGACAATGGAAATGGGTTCGCTAAACCAAAG GGTAGCCCAGTATGCGTGAACGTGACACCACTGCAGGTTGAACTCTTGGAAAAAGATTTGCAAGATATTAAAGCCTCGTTACAAGATGCAAAAACGCACAACCAGTGTTTAACAGAAATTATTGATCAGCAAAAGAA AAATTTGGAGGAATtagagaagcaaaagaaaaaaatagatgtgACAGATGTGGGAATTCAAGTAGGAGGCAAATCGGAATCTTCTCAAGAAGATATAGTAACACGTTTAGCAGATGCACATGCGGTGATAAAACAATTGCATAGGGAAAATACGGATCAACGAAAGGAAATTGCAACATTAAAGGCAGCATCGGCAAATAACGGAGGTACAAGTAGGGGCGGATGGGCAcgagatagtaataatagtcaTCATAGTCGTGTATCATCTATAACTGGAATACAGGAATCAACATCTCACAAATTTCCACCATTACAGACACAGAGCTACTCGCATCGCAGAATTCAAAG CTTTGATCATAATTCTGATTATCACAGAAACGGAAGAAATCGATATGACAGACAGGATCTTCATACGGACGCTGAAAATACTGCATTACCTCAGCTTCAAAATGGTAGCATAAATTCAGATGCTATGATCTTTGATTCTTGTTATCGCCGATATCAAGcttatcttaattatcatcGAGAATATTATAGTAATCGCAAATATAGATGTCAAGGTTCGCAAAGGGATCGCAGAGATTCTgaaaatcgttattacagacgcgattataaagatagaaaatttaaagacCACCAGAGGGGAGAATGTACAGATTCTGGAGAAGGTTCGAGAGATGCGGATAGCTCtcataatcaataa
- the LOC124954899 gene encoding uncharacterized protein LOC124954899 isoform X2, with translation MTSKVLMKLPTVPFSQGKKPSPHDITLNERNDGMIQTRQQNMNIDRAAQLEQNMKFLQEQHQATLLALHQEVETLRQRNRDLQFQLIFSKGTTCVPSSPSSPEDNGNGFAKPKGSPVCVNVTPLQVELLEKDLQDIKASLQDAKTHNQCLTEIIDQQKKNLEELEKQKKKIDVTDVGIQVGGKSESSQEDIVTRLADAHAVIKQLHRENTDQRKEIATLKAASANNGGTSRGGWARDSNNSHHSRVSSITGIQESTSHKFPPLQTQSYSHRRIQRNGRNRYDRQDLHTDAENTALPQLQNGSINSDAMIFDSCYRRYQAYLNYHREYYSNRKYRCQGSQRDRRDSENRYYRRDYKDRKFKDHQRGECTDSGEGSRDADSSHNQ, from the exons atgacATCTAAAGTTCTTATGAAGCTACCAACGGTACCATTTTCACAA gGAAAAAAACCAAGCCCGCATGACATTACTTTAAACGAGAGAAATGATGGAATGATACAAACTAGAcaacaaaatatgaatatagatAGAGCAGCTCAATTGGAGCAAAACATGAAATTTCTACAAGAGCAACATCAAGCGACCTTACTTGCTTTACATCAAGAAGTTGAAACGTTACGTCAGAGAAACAGAG atttgcaatttcaattaattttttcaaaaggaaCGACTTGTGTACCTAGCAGTCCTTCTTCACCTGAAGACAATGGAAATGGGTTCGCTAAACCAAAG GGTAGCCCAGTATGCGTGAACGTGACACCACTGCAGGTTGAACTCTTGGAAAAAGATTTGCAAGATATTAAAGCCTCGTTACAAGATGCAAAAACGCACAACCAGTGTTTAACAGAAATTATTGATCAGCAAAAGAA AAATTTGGAGGAATtagagaagcaaaagaaaaaaatagatgtgACAGATGTGGGAATTCAAGTAGGAGGCAAATCGGAATCTTCTCAAGAAGATATAGTAACACGTTTAGCAGATGCACATGCGGTGATAAAACAATTGCATAGGGAAAATACGGATCAACGAAAGGAAATTGCAACATTAAAGGCAGCATCGGCAAATAACGGAGGTACAAGTAGGGGCGGATGGGCAcgagatagtaataatagtcaTCATAGTCGTGTATCATCTATAACTGGAATACAGGAATCAACATCTCACAAATTTCCACCATTACAGACACAGAGCTACTCGCATCGCAGAATTCAAAG AAACGGAAGAAATCGATATGACAGACAGGATCTTCATACGGACGCTGAAAATACTGCATTACCTCAGCTTCAAAATGGTAGCATAAATTCAGATGCTATGATCTTTGATTCTTGTTATCGCCGATATCAAGcttatcttaattatcatcGAGAATATTATAGTAATCGCAAATATAGATGTCAAGGTTCGCAAAGGGATCGCAGAGATTCTgaaaatcgttattacagacgcgattataaagatagaaaatttaaagacCACCAGAGGGGAGAATGTACAGATTCTGGAGAAGGTTCGAGAGATGCGGATAGCTCtcataatcaataa
- the LOC124954877 gene encoding histone-lysine N-methyltransferase SETMAR-like — protein sequence MDSQKNHLRHVMLHCFKKGSSAKDTADEICTVYGSGTTTIRTVRNWFKKFRAGNFNLRDEDRSGRPATTDTDLIKTMLAENPRYSVREIVNATNIPRTTVHNHLIKMGYVNRYEV from the coding sequence ATGGATAGCCAAAAGAATCATTTGCGGCATGTTATGCTTCATTGCTTTAAAAAAGGTAGTAGCGCAAAGGACACTGCAGATGAGATTTGCACAGTTTATGGAAGTGGTACTACGACTATTAGAACCGTCCGCAATTGGTTTAAGAAATTTAGAGCTGGCAATTTTAATTTGAGAGATGAAGACCGCAGCGGCCGCCCAGCAACGACGGATACGGACCTCATCAAGACTATGCTTGCTGAAAATCCGCGATATAGTGTGCGCGAGATAGTGAATGCCACTAACATTCCCAGGACAACGGTACATAATCATTTAATCAAGATGGGATATGTGAATCGGTATGAAGTTTGA
- the LOC124954900 gene encoding ubiquitin thioesterase OTU1, producing MLAESIVQSSLIKISTRVKTKSGQKVVNGLVPQDKVALLKSKLADVTGISVEALHVLGGFPPKAIDLDNESATIADSGIVSGDTLIVEEKQVINGAQIATAIGRSHIVNDETFINTPGVLMKMVVPADNSCLFTSVGYVLNGKVDRNCSSFMREIIANAVAADTEEYSEAFLGRPNAEYCEWILKPDSWGGAIELSILSKFYGLEIAVIDSINAIINRFGEDQHYAQRVFLIFDGIHYDPLYLEPLDGGSIQTIFPTEDDRMLLEAAELAREVKSSRQYTDVQKFKLMCYDCNVKLNGPGAARQHASETGHKSFGEVPV from the exons ATGTTGGCTGAGTCCATCGTGCAAagttctttaataaaaatctcgaCAAG GGTCAAAACAAAGTCAGGACAAAAGGTTGTAAATGGGCTTGTCCCACAGGACAAAGTAGCTCTATTAAAATCGAAGTTAGCCGATGTAACAGGTATATCCGTTGAAGCTCTTCATGTCCTTGGTGGTTTTCCGCCTAAGGCGATCGATCTTGATAATGAATCAGCTACAATTGCGGACAGCGGTATAGTCTCTGGTGACACCCTGATCGTCGAAGAGAAACAAGTTATTAACGGCGCTCAAATAGCAACGGCAATTGGCAGATCTCACATTGTAAATGATGAAACCTTCATTAATACTCCAGGTGTACTCATGAAAATGGTTGTGCCGGCAGATAATTCGTGTTTATTTACTAGCGTTGGCTACGTTCTGAATG gGAAAGTCGATCGCAATTGCTCAAGCTTTATGAGAGAGATAATAGCAAATGCCGTAGCTGCCGATACTGAGGAATATTCGGAAGCTTTTTTGGGTAGACCTAACGCAGAATATTGCGAATGGATTTTAAAGCCGGATTCTTGGGGAGGAGCAATAGAATTGTCTATACTGTCAAAGTTTTATGGATTAGAGATAGCTGTAATCGATAGTATCAATGCTATTATAAATAGGTTTGGAGAAGATCAACATTATGCCCAAAGagtatttcttatatttgatGGAATACATTATGATCCGCTTTATTTGGAACCACTTGAT GGTGGTAGTATCCAAACGATCTTTCCGACCGAAGATGATAGAATGTTATTAGAAGCGGCAGAACTTGCAAGAGAAGTGAAGTCTAGTCGTCAGTATACAGACGtacaaaaatttaaattaatgtgtTATGATTgcaatgtaaaattaaatggaCCGGGTGCAGCACGACAACATGCCAGTGAAACAGGCCACAAGAGCTTTGGAGAAGTGCCTGTGTAA
- the LOC124954892 gene encoding probable ATP-dependent RNA helicase DDX23, whose amino-acid sequence MAHDKKTVRRSRSRERDRDRERDRERRDRRRSRSRSKERKKDRKRSRSRERSRERDRSRDRDRSRERDRSREKDRDRSRDRRDIKDKGKDDKKRKGSPIFSVEEEAKKEVKNEVKKEEEEAEEKSKSVQKREPLSLEELLAKKKAEEEARAKPKFLTKEERAALALEKRQQEVEAIKKQQEEERKAFFSGGETKERDWDDRERRRDAQRSREEEIKDKDKEKEVEAIKERYLGLIKKKRRVRRLNDRKFVFDWDTSEDTSVDYNSIYKERHQVQFFGRGNLAGIDIKAQKRDQSKFYGELLEKRRTEAEKEQEKMRLKKVKRKEEKQKWDDRHWSEKALNEMTERDWRIFREDYNITIKGGRIPDPIRSWKESGFPKEILDIIDKVGYKDLTPIQRQAIPIGLQNRDIIGVAETGSGKTLAFLIPLLLWITSLPKIERLEEADQGPYSIILAPTRELAQQIEEETNKFGQPLGIRTVVVVGGLSREEQGFRLRMGCEIVIATPGRLIDVLENRYLVLNQCTYIVLDEADRMIDMGFEPDVQKILEYMPVTNLKPDNEDAENEEKLLANYNTKKKYRQTVMFTATMPPAVERLARTYLRRPAVVYIGSVGKPTERTEQIVHIMGEADKRKKLMEILSRGVEPPVIIFVNQKKGADVLARGLEKLGYNACTLHGGKGQEQREYALASLKSGSKDILVATDVAGRGIDIKDVSMVINYDMAKTIEDYTHRIGRTGRAGKAGLAISFCTKDDSHLFYDLKQTILASPISTCPPELLNHPDAQHKPGTVVTKKRREEKIFA is encoded by the exons ATGGCACATGATAAGAAAACCGTCAGACGTAGTAGATCTCGTGAAAGGGATCGCGATCGTGAAAGAGACCGAGAACGACGTGATCGACGCCGTTCCAGAAGCCGAtctaaggaaagaaagaaggatagaaaacgTTCGAGATCAAGAGAACGTTCGCGCGAACGAGATAGATCGCGGGATAGAGATCGttcgagagaaagggatagatcTCGTGAGAAAGATCGCGATAGATCCAGGGATAGACGGGATATCAAAGATAAGggaaaagatgataaaaaacgTAAGGGAAGTCCAATATTCTCTGTTGAGGAAGAAGCGAAGAAAGAGGTCAAAAATGAagttaaaaaggaagaggaagaagctGAGGAGAAATCAAAATCAGTGCAAAAGAGAGAACCGCTTAGCTTGGAAGAGTTACTGGCTAAAAAGAAAGCGGAAGAAGAAGCGCGGGCAAAGCCAAAATTTTTAACTAAGGAAGAACGTGCAGCTTTGGCATTAGAAAAGCGCCAACAAGAGGTAGAAGCGATAAAGAAGCAACAGGAAGAAGAACGCAAAGCATTTTTTTCTGGAGGCGAaaccaaagagagagattgggaTGATAGAGAACG ACGTAGAGATGCTCAACGttcgagagaagaagaaataaaggataaGGATAAGGAAAAGGAAGTGGAAGCTATTAAAGAACGTTATCTTGGtcttataaagaagaaacgtcGTGTGAGAAGACTGAACGATAGGAAATTTGTATTTGACTGGGATACATCGGAGGATACGTCAGTCGATTACAACAGTATATATAAGGAAAGACATCAGGTGCAATTTTTTGGAAGGGGTAATCTCGCGGGTATTGATATTAAGGCTCAGAAACGCGATCAAAGTAAATTTTATGGAGAACTGTTAGAAAAAAGACGTACGGAAGCGGAGAAGGAACAAGAGAA gatgcgattgaaaaaagtaaaaagaaaagaagagaagcaaAAATGGGACGATCGTCATTGGTCTGAGAAAGCCCTTAACGAAATGACCGAAAGAGATTGGCGTATATTTAGAGaggattataatattacgataaaaggAGGACGTATTCCAGACCCTATTAGGTCATGGAAGGAGTCCGGATttccaaaagaaattttagatattatcgataaagtcGGATATAAGGATCTAACGCCTATTCAAAGACAAGCTATTCCCATAGGTCTCCAAAATCGTGATATTATAGGTGTTGCCGAAACTGGTTCTGGAAAAACATTGGCGTTTTTAATTCCTCTTTTATTATGGATTACTAGTTTACCCAAAATTGAAAGATTAGAAGAAGCCGATCAAGGTCCTTATAGTATAATTTTGGCTCCAACGCG tgAATTAGCACAGCAGATTGAAGAAGAAACTAATAAGTTTGGACAACCCTTGGGCATTAGAACGGTTGTAGTAGTGGGTGGTTTATCTAGAGAAGAGCAAGGATTTAGATTACGTATGGGATGTGAG aTTGTCATTGCTACCCCTGGAAGATTGATAGATGTGttagaaaatcgatatttagTTTTAAatcaatgtacatatatcgtatTGGATGAAGCTGACAGAATGATAGACATGGGCTTTGAACCAG atgTACAGAAAATTTTGGAGTATATGCCGGTAACAAATTTGAAACCGGACAACGAAGATGccgaaaatgaagaaaaacttTTGGCTAATTACaatacaaagaagaaatacCGACAG ACTGTGATGTTTACAGCTACTATGCCTCCTGCAGTGGAACGTTTGGCAAGAACTTATTTAAGACGACCTGCTGTAGTCTATATCGGTAGTGTTGGTAAACCTACGGAACGAACTGAACAAATAGTTCACATAATGGGTGAAGCTGATAAACGTAAAAAACTTATGGAAATACTTAGCAGAGGTGTTGAACCACccgttattatattcgttaatcaAAAGAAGGGTGCAGATGTACTTGCAAGAGGATTGGAAAAGCTTGGG tatAACGCATGTACTCTTCATGGTGGTAAAGGGCAGGAGCAAAGAGAATATGCCCTTGCATCTCTTAAGAGTGGAAGTAAAGATATTTTAGTTGCTACTGATGTAGCTGGACGTGGTATTGACATTAAGGATGTATCTATGgttattaattacgatatgGCTAAAACTATTGAag ATTACACACATCGTATTGGTAGAACGGGGCGTGCTGGTAAAGCTGGTCTTGCTATTTCTTTCTGTACAAAAGATGACAGTCATCTATTCTATGATTTGAAGCAAACTATTCTTGCTAGTCCAATATCCACTTGTCCACCAGAATTACTTAATCATCCGGATGCGCAACATAAGCCAGGCACAGTGGTTACTAAAAAACGtcgggaagaaaaaatatttgcataa
- the LOC124954903 gene encoding uncharacterized protein LOC124954903 isoform X2 has protein sequence MANPCGEFRKDMQKCVAPAGPQGTTLLPAACSAAPIQSQSAPVTPMRPRSLYTAHSYHAQTEDTNFQRYNEFSKYFETPPADQWSGGITGATTYSSSGAIWRQPRTPKTMATPYYTAEEACLYTENWREHETDASAGGAVATPHGTISLRLRNRIRVDMTVDRAVRVINFKDFSLSVFYSGSRHGSSCLQEAATALGAAQYWMTDEGVENWIINNVRISQTPDGLVRIARNSNKYQLRTSPSNGTASLTTPFLHCTASLGQTSHLFVRRGERRMHYDGTSFIVRNAGHSAGFDDNDQLKVY, from the exons ATGGCGAATCCATGTGGTGAATTCCGTAAGGATATGCAAAAATGTGTCGCACCAGCAGGACCACAGGGAACAACTTTATTACCTGCGGCCTGTTCCGCGGCACCGATTCAAAGTCAAAGCGCACCTGTAACACCAATGCGACCACGATCACTTTATACAGCGCACAGTTATCATGCACAGACCGAGGACACTAATTTTCAA CGGTACAATGAATTTTCCAAGTACTTTGAAACACCACCAGCGGATCAATGGAGCGGCGGTATAACGGGTGCAACCACTTATTCGAGTTCAGGGGCGATTTGGAGACAGCCAAGAACTCCTAAAACAATGGCCACTCCGTATTATACAGCCGAGGAGGCCTGCCTTTATACAGAAAATTGGAGGGAACACGAGACCGATGCGAGTGCAGGAGGTGCTGTTGCCACTCCACATGGTACCATTTCCCTGAGACTCCGCAATAGGATTCGAGTTGACATGACAGTCGATCGTGCTGTAAGAGTGATCAATTTTAAG GACTTTTCGTTGAGTGTTTTTTACTCCGGCTCGCGACATGGATCGTCGTGCCTGCAAGAAGCGGCTACAGCTCTCGGAGCTGCTCAATATTGGATGACAGATGAAGGTGTTGAAAATTGGATCATCAATAATGTCAGAATTTCTCAGACTCCGGATGGTCTTGTCAG AATTGCGCGTAATAGCAACAAGTATCAGCTACGAACATCACCTAGCAATGGAACTGCATCCTTAACAACTCCGTTTCTACATTGCACAGCATCGTTGGGTCAAACGTCTCATCTATTTGTGCGTCGAGGAGAGCGCCGGATGCATTACGACGGAACAAGTTTTATTGTGCGCAATGCAGGACACAGTGCTGGATTTGATGACAATGACCAGTTAAAAGTCTATTGA
- the LOC124954903 gene encoding uncharacterized protein LOC124954903 isoform X3 — translation MANPCGEFRKDMQKCVAPAGPQGTTLLPAACSAAPIQSQSAPVTPMRPRSLYTAHSYHAQTEDTNFQVRNSYSHVCSFLIIREQTLFQRYNEFSKYFETPPADQWSGGITGATTYSSSGAIWRQPRTPKTMATPYYTAEEACLYTENWREHETDASAGGAVATPHGTISLRLRNRIRVDMTVDRAVRVINFKNNIVLSLSCSGAAAALLHPNGRIYQYGSRVEILAHDTHGNNKLVISEKLWKNKSIIINFNFHRSL, via the exons ATGGCGAATCCATGTGGTGAATTCCGTAAGGATATGCAAAAATGTGTCGCACCAGCAGGACCACAGGGAACAACTTTATTACCTGCGGCCTGTTCCGCGGCACCGATTCAAAGTCAAAGCGCACCTGTAACACCAATGCGACCACGATCACTTTATACAGCGCACAGTTATCATGCACAGACCGAGGACACTAATTTTCAAGTACGTAATTCATATTCTCATGTTTGCTCTTTTTTAATCATCCGAGAACAAACTCTCTTTCAGCGGTACAATGAATTTTCCAAGTACTTTGAAACACCACCAGCGGATCAATGGAGCGGCGGTATAACGGGTGCAACCACTTATTCGAGTTCAGGGGCGATTTGGAGACAGCCAAGAACTCCTAAAACAATGGCCACTCCGTATTATACAGCCGAGGAGGCCTGCCTTTATACAGAAAATTGGAGGGAACACGAGACCGATGCGAGTGCAGGAGGTGCTGTTGCCACTCCACATGGTACCATTTCCCTGAGACTCCGCAATAGGATTCGAGTTGACATGACAGTCGATCGTGCTGTAAGAGTGATCAATTTTAAG AATAATATCGTGCTTTCGTTAAGCTGTTCTGGAGCAGCCGCTGCATTATTACATCCAAATGGAAGAATATATCAATATGGATCGCGTGTTGAAATTCTGGCCCACGATACGCATGGGAATAATAAGTTGGTCATTTCTGaaaaattatggaaaaataagagcattataataaattttaatttccatCGATCCTTATAG
- the LOC124954903 gene encoding uncharacterized protein LOC124954903 isoform X1 encodes MANPCGEFRKDMQKCVAPAGPQGTTLLPAACSAAPIQSQSAPVTPMRPRSLYTAHSYHAQTEDTNFQVRNSYSHVCSFLIIREQTLFQRYNEFSKYFETPPADQWSGGITGATTYSSSGAIWRQPRTPKTMATPYYTAEEACLYTENWREHETDASAGGAVATPHGTISLRLRNRIRVDMTVDRAVRVINFKDFSLSVFYSGSRHGSSCLQEAATALGAAQYWMTDEGVENWIINNVRISQTPDGLVRIARNSNKYQLRTSPSNGTASLTTPFLHCTASLGQTSHLFVRRGERRMHYDGTSFIVRNAGHSAGFDDNDQLKVY; translated from the exons ATGGCGAATCCATGTGGTGAATTCCGTAAGGATATGCAAAAATGTGTCGCACCAGCAGGACCACAGGGAACAACTTTATTACCTGCGGCCTGTTCCGCGGCACCGATTCAAAGTCAAAGCGCACCTGTAACACCAATGCGACCACGATCACTTTATACAGCGCACAGTTATCATGCACAGACCGAGGACACTAATTTTCAAGTACGTAATTCATATTCTCATGTTTGCTCTTTTTTAATCATCCGAGAACAAACTCTCTTTCAGCGGTACAATGAATTTTCCAAGTACTTTGAAACACCACCAGCGGATCAATGGAGCGGCGGTATAACGGGTGCAACCACTTATTCGAGTTCAGGGGCGATTTGGAGACAGCCAAGAACTCCTAAAACAATGGCCACTCCGTATTATACAGCCGAGGAGGCCTGCCTTTATACAGAAAATTGGAGGGAACACGAGACCGATGCGAGTGCAGGAGGTGCTGTTGCCACTCCACATGGTACCATTTCCCTGAGACTCCGCAATAGGATTCGAGTTGACATGACAGTCGATCGTGCTGTAAGAGTGATCAATTTTAAG GACTTTTCGTTGAGTGTTTTTTACTCCGGCTCGCGACATGGATCGTCGTGCCTGCAAGAAGCGGCTACAGCTCTCGGAGCTGCTCAATATTGGATGACAGATGAAGGTGTTGAAAATTGGATCATCAATAATGTCAGAATTTCTCAGACTCCGGATGGTCTTGTCAG AATTGCGCGTAATAGCAACAAGTATCAGCTACGAACATCACCTAGCAATGGAACTGCATCCTTAACAACTCCGTTTCTACATTGCACAGCATCGTTGGGTCAAACGTCTCATCTATTTGTGCGTCGAGGAGAGCGCCGGATGCATTACGACGGAACAAGTTTTATTGTGCGCAATGCAGGACACAGTGCTGGATTTGATGACAATGACCAGTTAAAAGTCTATTGA
- the LOC124954904 gene encoding snRNA-activating protein complex subunit 1 — protein MSTSFNITAGFREDCIILIDRFEKVDDIRFKSFSEIWKDLKFSLIFKDKEHVAELMEFCEEILHLTKQYLFSGTFKERICGLYLLYGIYFKMPCFQFKIRITLTEWQMITELHNQIREGEHHDANYILSKLIINNAFKHCLFDQEISFEKCFRKRYYYNNNPYSVLSSIKNMGEKDQIFEKINKLSKTYHQKKCEAIGSNTDNCSLNLFNSNFATEIINDIHTFSRGKGYNKEMCTSATKKDIKEIEGSSQSDKKIKRLDLDDPYLSSSSDIGSNVSPLNIIDNNTESIMDEFAE, from the exons atgaGCACGTCTTTTAATATAACTGCAGGGTTCAGGGAagattgtataatattaatcgatcgtttcgaaaaaGTCGACGATATAAGATTTAAAAGTTTTTCCGAAATTtggaaagatttaaaatttagTCTAATCTTTAA AGACAAAGAACATGTTGCAGAATTAATGGAGTTTTGCGAAGAAATATTACATCTAACAAAACAGTATTTGTTTTCCGGTACATTTAAAGAACGTATTTGTGGCTTATATCTCTTGTAtggaatatatttcaaaatgccatgttttcaatttaaaattagaattaCATTAACAGAGTGGCAGATGATTACGGAATTGCACAATCAAATAAGGGAAGGTGAACATCATGATGCCAATTATATATTGAGCAAACTTATCATCAATAATGCTTTTAAACATTGTCTTTTTGATCAAGag ATTAGCTTTGAGAAATGctttagaaaaagatattattataataataatccttatTCAGTTTTAtcatctattaaaaatatgggcgagaaagatcaaatatttgaaaagataaataaattaagcaAAACGTATCACCAAAAGAAATGTGAAGCAATTGGCAGCAATACTGATAATTGcagtttaaatttatttaattccaaCTTTGCTACTgagattataaatgatattcatACGTTTAGTAGAGGTAAGGGATATAATAAGGAAATGTGTACAAGTGCAacgaagaaagatattaaagaaatagaagggtCTTCGCAAAgtgacaagaaaataaaacgact agATCTAGATGAcccctatctctcttcctcaagTGATATTGGAAGTAATGTATCaccattaaatattatcgataacaatACTGAAAGTATAATGGATGAATTTGCcgagtaa